TGAATTATTGCCTGTCCTGACCCTTACGATGAAAAATGGCAACCacatattgaattttattatAGCGAGATATTTTAAGGCTTTCTCACGCTTCCTACATTTTTACGAACCTTTCTGAGAAATTGGGGAGCACGATATTGAAAAAACATGCGCTATGCAATATGGTTGTTTAATACGGTATAGCGATATTGTAAAATTTAATATGTACgacaaaatatgaattggAGGTGCCACTTGGGGCCTCCATCCTCACGTTGTACACCGTAGTTTTGCCAAGTTTGAAGATGGGTGGTTTTAAAAAGCTGGTGAGTGGTATGGGTTGGTCACACACTGACCACCCGTGGAGCGAACACATTTGGATCTTACAAGAGCTGGTACAAAATGTTTATGATCGCGTAGGTGTGCACTTGTTTAACTTGGGCCTATTTTGCATCATGGACTATTTTTTGAGCGTCAAATCATGCCAAGCTACTCGTAAAGCATCGATTGTGAATGACAGACAGTGCTGATGTCACTTACACAATTATTAGGAGAACTTGCAACATTGTCTTTATGGAAAAAGTGAAGGGCGACATGGTGAGAGAACGTTTGTATTAAAATGAAGTTGTTTGCATGCTTCTTCTCTTCACATctctttatttgatttctgcCAGAGGCGTAACATTAAAACATAGACCCTGAAAATTTTAGAGTAAAAAATTATCATGCAGCACTTgagtgcagcaaaaaaaaaactttccttATTCttgccattcattttcttccaccGAGTGAAACGAACATAAtagtaagccagaatgtcgtaATTATGCAGCCACACAAGCACCCTTAATAATATTTAATCGTTTGTCAGCACTAATTTGAAAAGGGTAAAGCGCAATTAATACCTGACACATCTATTGACATTTATCTGCTGAAACTGGACCAAGAAGGAAAGGCTTTAGGGGAAACATTCCACCTTCATTTCGTCAAGTGAGGACAGTCACACGGTGTTCTCAGTCCCGCTCTGAACtctagtcaagtcaagtttatttgtatcgctctaaatcacaagcagtctcaaagggcacatagacaaacaattgacgattattctcaaagcatcccctgatcttaagctcccaaaagggcaaggaaaaactcaaaaaaaccctaccaggggaaaaatgagaaaccttgagaagggaccacagatggaaggatccccctttcaggatcaccaggctgcaatggatgcagagagggcacataaaatacgtaatatgaaaatcaatgaaaaagtggatgtccaagtcaaagcgaagagctgccggaggtgccctcgattgtcctggcagtgtcttcgaggagggtaagctgcagttccctcatCCTGAATTGGTCCACGAGAATCTAGATAGctgctgtcagcttgggtgtcaCCGAACCATCTCCCCAgccggggaggggtgggggggagggggagagggagcgaaaacaaactccagccgaatcggccactacaggttaattaaaggccatatcatagtctttaaacgtgtcttaaatgtttctactgaggtagcggttctaatatccattggtagggcattccaaagctctggagcccgaatagaaaatgctctagaccctgcagacattttcttggccctcggtgtcgctaaaagactagcgttttgcgaacgaaggttacgagacggaacataaggaacaactaggtcgacgagatatgaaggcgctaacccatgcaatgatttataggttaatagaagaaccttgaagtcacatcttaaatggactgggagccaatgtaagttggctaatattggggtaatgtgatcaaattttcaaatcaaatattacccgagattagttacagtatcgctctgagtgatagtacggttatctatagttatagtggtttccttaaataagtgttgataacgagCTGGACCGATTAttaacatctcagttttatctgggttaagacgaaggaagttgagagacatccattgcttgagctccgcaaggcacgcctcaagattacaacagtctcgcggatctgtcatcgataacggcatatataattgggtgtcatccgcgtaacattgaaaactaatattatatttacgtattatgtccccaagcggaatcatacaagtattaaatagaattggtccgagtaccgatccctgtgggacaccacattatagagctcagagaacgtattgccatggaccactcgatgcatcctgtctgatagataggaatagaaccagTCTAGtactgaccctgaaataccaacacaacttttaagacgctcTAATGAAATatcgaagtctacagtgtcgaaggcagcactaagatcgagtatTAACAATtccgatgaagtgtttgaatccatagctatgagatCATTattcactttagcaagtgctgtcacagtggaatgattagctctataACCAGACTGAAAGGattcatatcgattattggcgaccatgtaatcaataagcttctgcgctactactttttcaagaagttttgcgatgaatgggaggtttgaaactggcctataactcacaagtgaaaggaaaaaaaacaaaaaaaagctgtgtGAAAACAACATAATTGTAACCAAGAATGTCTTAATTATGCAACCACACAAGCACCCTTAATACATATAATCGTTTGTCAGCACTAATTTGAAAAGGGCAAACCACAATTAATACCTGACATACCTATTGACATTTATCTGCTGAAACTAAAGCTGTGAGCAGTTAAAAGGCCAAGTTGGGGTACTTGCATGTTTGTGGTACTCACACACAGGACAATCGGACGAGTTTGTTCAAATATGATATCAATAAAAGGCCAAAAATGGTGcccaattgtgtgtgtgtgtgtgtgtgtctcaaaGAAAGTTGCATCGCTTTAAATTTGCAGTACATGATaaacataaattattttcctGTTCTGTCAAACTATGATAGGTGGTCACCTAacccaaaacacaaacacaaaatcacttAACTGTGATTTAATATTGATTGTAGTACAGTTTACATAAATGACAACAGATACTTTACAATGATTTTCAATTCTGATAATGAACTCACCATACTGATGAACAAGCAGTTTgatgaaaatacaaaacaagcaTCAGTCGGTTCCGAAGAgaataataattgtttttcGCATTGCATTTATGTTTTGTAGAATTTTAtaagcaatttattttttcactgtTACTGTTATTTATCGTAGCTGGACCAACTATGGATACAAAGGTTGAGCAGCATACAACACAAGTTCAAATTATTAGTGTGTACACAATTTGGCTGGTTGCGCTTCAGCTCACGAAGCTCGCAGTAgcctattttttgttttcttaattgttcatttttaattgtattcacagcctatttttgttttcttaattgttcattttttattttattcacaaaTCTTGCAGTCCAAGTAATGTTAACTATTAACAGCACATTCTCAGCAATTAGAGTAAACATGAGTATAGTTTTTATAAGGCAATTGTGATGTATcaagaatattaaaaaaaaaaaaaaaaatagacaccaTTTTTTGAGTCAAACTGAGTTGAATACTGTTGGTTAGAGGTTATCTattaaaatatacataaaatgaataaataaggaaCTATGATTATGAGGGATGGAATCCCAATCTAGATTTGTtatgttttaaatttaataaGCAAATTGACATATCCATGCTATGTCAATAGAGTTATGATTAACATTGGAAACTGCTACACCTAAAATGAAGTAGCTCAccatatttatttgtttgcccAGTATAGATTTAAACGAATGAATTAATGTAAAGCTAATAACATATATagcgtattttccggactataaggcgcacctaaaaacctaacattttcttaaaagccaacagtgcgccttatagtccggtgcgctttatatatggaccaaattcctaaatttaaactggcccgaagcattgtgtcatgaaatcaatcataagtggcccgctgaagactatgaatcatgaatcaaaaagactatggatcattattttgttattttaaagtaatttgttgcgtctgaagttgaaataaaaaagataaaatggagaatgatttgatttggattaaaaatctgacatgatgcatttatggtgcgccttatagtccggtgcaccttatataaggacaacgttttaaaatgggccattcattgaaggtgcgccttatagtccggtgcgccttatagtccgaaaaatacggtaactaaAACGGATTTCTTTAAGTGAATTTGCAGatttacacaaaataaaattctctATTGATATTTCCATAGTAGTATAATATACTTTGGGCCAGACCTCAAACCCTGTGGaccaaaaatcaaatgtcacAAATACTTGGGCTTTACTATgagctcaaaaaaaaaaaaaagtccataaCCAGATATGACAATAATGATTGTGATGTTATattcaaatacacaaacacattccagCATACATGTAAAAGAAGAGAGGATAAATTGTGTGGATACTGAATGCTGCTGCAGCATGAGAGGAATGACAAATATATTTAGGAAATGATGCAGCCAGTGTCTTTCTGGGGCTTTAAATCGGGTTCCTTCATTGGTTTTACTTCCTCCTCTTTAGGTTTGGcctgaagaaaaacacaataaagataataataaattttatttataaggcgcCTTTCAACAATTATAaccaaatattttccaaacaaCTGTGTCATCCTGTCGACAGAATATTTCTCTAAAAGTCTTGAGGACcagcaaaaagtattttttttgtcagaagTGGTTTTCACCTCTCctatgatgtcatttcctgtttttttctcattgttgAGTCATGAACACAGACCGTATGTCATTCTTAATATAGGGTTgatgatttaaaatgttttagtgTATCATACAATCCTAAATTTaataaaagtatttaaaaaaaaaaaacccaaaggacggaggaaaatatttttttcattgcacATATAATAATAGATAGTTGTGGTGGTCCATCTGATTTGTCAGAGACAATCACAGGAACAATTGATACCCCGGAAACAAAACATGCTTTAAGGCGAGTTCTACTACCTTGTCATTTTTGGCTCCCTTGGTCAGGTCAAAAGTGGCATAAACTTCCGGAGTACACTGCTCATTGGGAGATGGCAGCTCAAAGATGATTGGCTCCACCAAGCCATAGTTGGCTTTCAACTCTAGCTGGGGAGGTTCAGTTGGGACCTTGTGGAAGtatctgggaaaaaaatattaaatctaGGTAAATTGTGCTAACGGTGACATCATTttacaatgacaaaaacatcagCAACAGCAAATTAAAACCATATTACTTGACTCACATGAAGCCATTTTCTCTCTGACACTTTTCCAGTGTGTTCTTAACGAAGCCACCCAATTTGCGAAAGAAAAGCTGTTCAGATGGTTTTGCTGTGGATCCTGGACCTTTGGTGAGACGATACTCTTTACACAATTCCTCAGCACGGTTATAAGCTGCAGAAAAATACgtcattttaattcaatgaAGAAGGCAGCCAGTCAAGTGAGTATGAGGGCCTGTACAGAAAAGAATTGCTTCTTGAACCAGTATTTATTTAGTCCTCTGGATGGCGCTCGACATTCAACATTGAAAGTAGCCTTGCTATTTCTTAAACTCCTAATAtcaacagtgccatctagaggagtaaaaaaatataacaaatggttatttttttcccccgtcaCTAATGGTTCAGTGGCAAACAATTTAAACTCCTCAGTGAAaaagctgaaagaaaaaaattttttattcAGCTTTAAACATTCCAATTGTTTTAAAACGATTACATTTCCTGCTATATTAGTTTCTTAATAGTCTCCACAGATATCCAATTTCTTCTTGGCGACATAAAACAGTTGTGCAGCCACTTTTCGATTTTCAAcctgcatatttatttttttatagacTAAACCCAACATACTGTAAAACTAGTCTAACCTGCCTGACTACTACAATTAAACAGTGAGCTACAATTACAAAAATCCATTATTTGCGCAAGACAATGCTGCTAAGATACATatcatcaaaacaaagacatctaCCCTTCTCTGCTTCTTGGAGAGATCGTATGGCCTCACCACACTTATCCTTCGCCAGCAGTGTCTGTCCATGATAGCAGTATGCCTGTCAACACATTGTTGAGCCGATGAGATCACACAATACTTTCCACCCttacaaaagtaaacaaactTACATAAGCCATGTAGAAGTAAAACTTCAACTGGAGATACTTCCTCCACTTGGTGCTACACTCAGGCTCTAAAGTATTTAGAGTGTGATctggacacaaaataaacacgttttAATAATATCTAACAGTTGCTTCAGTCTTGCCTTGATTATGGTTTTAATTTACCTCAGAATAGATCTACTGTAATAAACAACTTTGCAAATGGAAACTAGAAAATAACTCTGGACTCGAAATAATCACCAGCTTTCTGATAAAAGTTTGCCGTCTCAGATGCCAACGCTGCGACAATTGAAGCGTTGTGCTTCAGTTCAATGGCTCTGGCGATTGTCACTGTGAATAAAGAAGAATGTTTGCGTACTCAAACATACTTGGCAGACTTGTGCATATTACACAACACATGACATTGAAGgtaaatgcacacaatgttccaGCTAGAAAGGAACATACCTTCTTGAGCTTCTGCCTGAGACTGGATGATGTATGCATCAATCACTCTGGGATCCAGGTCCCTACCTTTTTCTGCAGGGGTGATGAGACGAGGGATGTGCGACTCCTGCCGGATATTAAAAGCCATCTTCTCAATCATTAAATCAcataaaaaacataaacagCTCTCTAGTGATGGGACACTGGTTTCCTAGGAAAGACCAAATCTAAACtgtatgatgaaaaaaatctaaactaTAGCATGAGGTCATTGGAAGATAGTCCCTATGTGTTATTTACCCTAAGATTTTTGAAGATTCCAGCAGCAACTTTCAGGCTGCGGTGAACATCTTTTGCTTCATCCTCTGAGACactgtcaaaaaaagaaaacatctcgtgaagaaaaaaaacacaaacttttGCAACATTTAAAGACAATGGCGTTACACAtacttttcttttccagcAAGCCTTGAGGCGAACTTGGTGTACCAAAGCGCTACATTGAAGGCCATGGAGACCAGCTCAAAGATTGCATCTTGTTGGGCGCTAAGATGACACAGCATGGAATGAAGGGAACGTTAAAACACGTCATCAGTGTTAAAGGGAAAACAATTGAACCGTACCTTGGTGTGTTCCCTTGTAAAGTATCAGTCCATTTGAAGTTCTGAATGTATCTCATCTTGTTGTCCTGTGTAGTTCCATCCAAGGATACAATGAAGCCTGTTGTATCAGACAACATGTGTGGGTGATACGACCAACCATGTTTATATTTTCTCAGAGTGGACAGCACCAGACATGTACATACATGGCAATTCAGATAATCCGATTAGCAACAATTGCATCATTATATTTTAGAACATATTTGTGTGATTGTAACAACTGACATTGTAGGAGGGAGAAATATGCATCTGAGGCACTTTTCATGATCTCTGCATTGCAGGTGACATCTGTGAACATTTCCAGCAGCCTTGCCCTGGTTGTCCTTAGGTCACTGAATTCGTGAACACAAATACAATCATTAGATGGTGTGGCTGTAGTATATAAAAGTATATGACAGATGGAAAGAACATTTAAGACATTCATCAGGACACAACAGACCAGTTTGACATCAAACTAACAGCTAATGTTTGATcatgataagaaaaaaaaagatcgaaGTCCAAATCTGATTACACTATCATTAATATATCAACACATCAGACCTACTTGCAGATTTTATTTGCAGCGGGGCTCCCTGCAACACCATATAAATTGAAGGACACAGGCGCTGTAGCCTTAAGAGGATTTCGGTGAAACCAGTGTGCCATCTCCTGGGTGAAGGAACGCCTATAATGTCTTCAACAGTCAGCATGACATCAAGTTAATTTGGGAGTTACGTAGAATGAGGAATTCTGACAACATGGATGAGTTTCGACGTGCTACTTCCAGTGAATGTAGCGCTAGCTAACAGCTAACCGATACTTGCTGTTACtataaaacaacacaaaaacaacacaaattcaTTTGGTGTTCCACGTATTAACACTTCGGCTCAATTAGGTATTTTCACATTGTGTCACATTGTGCCTTAAAAAGAGACGATTACGTTATGATTACATAATCTACGGATAGCTATGTTAGTATTAACACTGGTTTAATCTAAATGATTATAGCAATATATCGACCAATTCGTTACAACATAAATATGTAATACAACACGTAAAATGATGGGTAAAACACTTACCAATCTTGTGACGTTTGTTATGGGTGATGTGACGGAAAATCTGATTCTGTCAAGTTACTTCCGGAAATAAACTGGGACTGAGCGTTAGCCAATGAAATCACAGTGTTTAGTCACATGGCAAAGAATCCAGGAAGTGCCTACAACCTGCTTATCGGGTTGCAGTACTTGATTTTCTAACACACTTGACAGGCCTTTAATAGATTTAAAACATCAATATTTATGTGACTAGTGTGTCTATTTGTATAATTAGTCCTgtaatgaatgtttttaataatttCAGATAATATAAAGGCTACGTTTTTTCCTAATATTTATGAAACAGCTCCCAGATAGTGTAAATTACAGGCTTTCATCAAAATGCCACAAGGATGAAAAGCAACAGTATTTTTACCTTGCTGAATTAGTCTGTCGTTTAGGGCGAGGGTGCTGTCTCACGCCATTGTTAAGTACAGAATTAATTACCATGGCAAGAACAGGGCGTCTGTTTGCAGCCAgagtacaaaagaaaaaaagcaagtgtAAACTATGAGGCACACATGGATTGAATCTACCTTTGAACTATCAGGATTTACAAAACACTGAATGcttttgtaaataaagaaTAATCTAAAGCTTATGTTGAGGATACGCGTACCTTCGTACTACTACCACTACGAAAACATCACTAAGCCACACagacatttcattattttcttaattaaaaagtcatttgtcaGTTCATTCAGTACTTGTTCCCATAAACAGGATGTACACACAAGGCACACagattaataatgaaaaatatatttttaaattagtttCCCATTCTGAAAAATCATTAACCAGGTATGACAAGTAACAGGCAgaattcagacaaaaatgaaaatcacatTATCAATATCCCATGACAGAGCACAAAGTCTATGACCGCATTAACATCACAGGCCGTGATATACAGTATTGCATGTTTGGAATATTCCTCACCAAGAATGATTCTAATATTAAAGTTTATAATCTAAAGATACACAATAAGTGCACCATCCCGCGTTACTGATTGCCTAACAAGCAAGATGTCACTGATAATTTCACATAAACATTTGGGTAAAAAATTACATTCAATCCCCCCCTTTTTGTAGAATTTAAGACTAATTCCAAGTGCTTGTCCTGACATTTAGGCTCAAAGGAACAATCAAAAGGCACTTCTGGTCAGCTGAACCTCAAATTACTAATAGTACTGTGTTAAACCTCAGTTTTACACTGCCAAAACACAATTCACATTAAGATATTTCCCACTTTTGTTTGTATcacaaatgtacattttgggATCCCTCGGGACATATTGTTCCAAAAGCAAACCCCAGGATATGAAACTCAACAAAAACCAATAAATGCAGCTCTCATTGTTGACATAGGTGACTATTGCTGGAGGGTGCAAACATAGACGGTCCAATGAACAAACCTGATTCAAGACTTGTTATACATGATTTAACGTATGAAGTATTCAGTAACCTCCATTATGTGCGTCAATGTAGCATTTTCATACCTTTAATCTGCACTTTAGATTGTACCAGTGAAAGTGATCAACATAAAACGACTGAAATTCAATATTTGGGTCGCAGGTAACTGGCACAGCTTAGTTTGGACACGAGGCAGGGTTCGATCATTCATAGATGAATTGCATCATACACAAACATTCTTAAAGTACACTCACATTATTAACAAAGTCTTCGGCAACGATCAGTGTAAAAGTATGTACAACATGCTTGGACTTGAtttgtttgtgattttttttttttttttttttaatcaaggaGTGGGGGAACCtcccaaatattaaaaaacacacactaaaGACTCAgactttgtttgaaaaaatgtgcagaatggacatttgaaacatttgtgaCATTAAAGCACAGTTTAAAGGCGTTTGGCATAGTTATTGCATAGAATATGGTCCCGGACATCTCCCCACCCTCCATTCTTCACGTGGGCCTTGTGTAGAGCTGCTTCAGAAGCAGAAAGGACaagagaagaaggaaaaagccCATCTTTAGCAATATTAAGTGCCTCCTCAACCTTCTGTGAGGCCCATTCTGGCCTGCAGTTCTGCTTCTGATGGAGCCCGCAGTCTCCGGTATGAAGAACCCGAGAGCCCTGAGCCACAAGAACTTTTATAGGCTTTGAGATGCAGGTACCAGAAAGATGCTGCAGCGTCCAGTCCCAGTTGTAATCGTCATACGTGCAGAAGTCGTTGCTGCAGCCCATCATCTTGTAGTACGCCTCTCTGGAGATGGCCATGCCAATGTTGTGCTTTGTGGACATCCACCCAGTGGTCAGTACCTTGTTAGAC
The Syngnathus acus chromosome 24, fSynAcu1.2, whole genome shotgun sequence genome window above contains:
- the brox gene encoding BRO1 domain-containing protein BROX, with amino-acid sequence MAHWFHRNPLKATAPVSFNLYGVAGSPAANKICNDLRTTRARLLEMFTDVTCNAEIMKSASDAYFSLLQCFIVSLDGTTQDNKMRYIQNFKWTDTLQGNTPSAQQDAIFELVSMAFNVALWYTKFASRLAGKENVSEDEAKDVHRSLKVAAGIFKNLRESHIPRLITPAEKGRDLDPRVIDAYIIQSQAEAQEVTIARAIELKHNASIVAALASETANFYQKADHTLNTLEPECSTKWRKYLQLKFYFYMAYAYCYHGQTLLAKDKCGEAIRSLQEAEKAYNRAEELCKEYRLTKGPGSTAKPSEQLFFRKLGGFVKNTLEKCQRENGFIYFHKVPTEPPQLELKANYGLVEPIIFELPSPNEQCTPEVYATFDLTKGAKNDKAKPKEEEVKPMKEPDLKPQKDTGCIIS